In Carassius carassius chromosome 5, fCarCar2.1, whole genome shotgun sequence, one genomic interval encodes:
- the LOC132140720 gene encoding adenylate kinase isoenzyme 1, giving the protein MADKIKDAKIVFVVGGPGSGKGTQCEKIVAKYGYTHLSSGDLLRAEVASGSERGKQLQAIMQKGELVPLDTVLDMIKDAMIAKADVSKGYLIDGYPREVKQGEEFEKKIGAPALLLYIDAKGETMVQRLMKRGETSGRSDDNEETIKKRLDLYYKATEPVIAYYEKRGIVRKINSELPVDEVFAIVVKAIDELK; this is encoded by the exons ATGGCAG ATAAAATTAAAGATGCTAAGATCGTCTTTGTGGTGG GCGGCCCCGGCTCAGGAAAAGGCACCCAGTGTGAGAAGATCGTGGCAAAGTATGGCTACACTCACCTGTCCTCAGGTGACCTGCTGCGTGCGGAGGTGGCATCCGGCTCAGAGAGGGGCAAACAGCTTCAGGCCATCATGCAGAAAGGGGAACTCGTGCCTCTG GACACAGTTCTGGACATGATCAAAGACGCCATGATCGCCAAGGCTGATGTCTCAAAGGGCTACCTGATCGACGGATACCCTCGTGAGGTCAAACAGGGAGAGGAGTTTGAGAAGAAG ATCGGCGCTCCAGCTCTCCTGTTGTACATCGACGCTAAAGGTGAGACCATGGTGCAGAGGCTGATGAAGCGTGGAGAGACCAGTGGCCGCTCCGATGACAACGAGGAGACCATTAAGAAGCGTCTGGACCTCTATTACAAAGCCACTGAGCCTGTCATCGCTTACTACGAGAAGCGTGGCATCGTTAGGAAG ATTAACTCTGAGCTGCCGGTGGATGAGGTATTTGCTATTGTTGTAAAAGCTATTGATGAGCTGAAGTAA